The following proteins come from a genomic window of Drosophila kikkawai strain 14028-0561.14 unplaced genomic scaffold, DkikHiC1v2 scaffold_156, whole genome shotgun sequence:
- the LOC138929348 gene encoding uncharacterized protein: MDGQGHSPQDNSWMCCAVDEILQALQGAGPSPPRPSNSFVAHNAGLFRPRAPPADATSAADNGEETTADNHAGPRRPSTEEMPLLAPLFAGLAGPRRVPPEVVLSDDDEEETHQHDVAGPHPAPLRGMPLQAPLRAGHIGPLAPPPEVAPLNGNDEEEVPLDHRFGPLRADLTPPRPRDASPGDRAPSADAEEAWNQAVALSGDWVDFDGLVEDTLGDLFDSPPHAEPPATGALGPLGVVYDLVSDDESHDDRTRSHYNPTGEDGDDSDATVLYDPTAEDSRNIRRRRTTPPHSSDNRAPPYMGEVEAALIECFGEIPGDAFNWGSGTNTASTISADEDEESRQSDASRPPSAGPADDASTSTVSADEDEASQDSGWSYAPRSPPPRWTPPSTTPLQSWAPAATSRSRPPPPSYEEIFGLGSYPDPHATARCAAVAASRDPRPRLPTIAELAAEEARRRAEDLSEELGNPPGAQPPTNGPPPSPTPRRRARRRSAPWADSPSSSSDESSLDADEGALNPSRWVPAPVEWTTPNGTLPAALLRRIHGRLATPRRRTIRILEEEANQRFRVQINRSGRVIITLHPSRR; this comes from the coding sequence ATGGACGGACAAGGCCATTCACCACAGGACAACTCCTGGATGTGCTGTGCAGTCGACGAGATCCTGCAAGCACTCCAAGGCGCCGGGCCAAGCCCGCCGCGTCCTAGCAACAGCTTCGTCGCCCATAACGCCGGCCTCTTCCGACCACGGGCCCCACCCGCCGACGCCACCAGCGCCGCCGACAACGGGGAGGAGACGACCGCCGACAACCACGCCGGGCCCCGTCGGCCCTCTACAGAGGAGATGCCGCTCCTGGCACCCCTGTTCGCCGGCCTCGCTGGGCCACGCCGGGTCCCTCCGGAAGTCGTCCTCagcgacgatgacgaggaggagacCCACCAGCACGACGTCGCTGGGCCCCACCCAGCACCCTTAAGGGGCATGCCGCTCCAGGCACCCCTGCGCGCCGGCCACATCGGGCCGCTGGCGCCCCCTCCGGAAGTTGCCCCTCTCAACGGcaatgacgaggaggaggtgccACTAGATCACCGCTTCGGACCCCTACGGGCCGATCTGACTCCGCCCCGACCACGCGATGCTTCACCCGGAGATCGGGCACCCTCCGCCGACGCCGAGGAAGCCTGGAACCAGGCCGTCGCCCTGTCGGGCGATTGGGTCGATTTCGACGGCCTGGTGGAGGACACCCTAGGCGACCTCTTTGACAGCCCGCCGCACGCGGAGCCGCCGGCAACAGGCGCTCTCGGGCCTCTAGGCGTAGTATACGACCTGGTCTCCGACGACGAGAGCCATGACGACCGCACGCGTAGTCACTATAACCCCACCGGCGAGGACGGCGACGACAGCGACGCGACCGTCCTGTACGACCCCACCGCGGAGGACAGCCGTAACATACGGAGGAGGCGCACCACACCGCCGCACTCGAGCGACAACCGGGCCCCGCCGTACATGGGCGAGGTAGAAGCCGCCCTGATAGAGTGCTTCGGGGAGATACCAGGGGACGCGTTCAACTGGGGAAGCGGCACCAACACGGCGTCTACCATCTcggccgacgaggacgaggagagCCGCCAGTCAGACGCCTCGCGACCACCTTCCGCCGGACCCGCCGACGACGCCTCAACATCGACAGTCTcggccgacgaggacgaggctAGTCAGGACAGTGGCTGGTCCTACGCCCCGCGATCGCCGCCCCCACGCTGGACTCCACCCAGCACCACGCCACTACAAAGCTGGGCCCCAGCCGCTACCAGTCGCAGCCGACCCCCTCCGCCCTCCTACGAGGAGATATTCGGCCTGGGATCGTACCCCGATCCTCACGCTACCGCCCGATGCGCCGCGGTGGCCGCCAGTCGCGACCCGCGACCCCGCCTGCCCACCATTGCGGAGCTGGCCGCAGAAGAAGCGCGCCGAAGAGCAGAGGACCTCAGTGAGGAGCTCGGCAACCCACCGGGTGCCCAACCACCGACGAATGGCCCACCGCCATCACCGACTCCACGCCGCCGAGCCCGGCGCCGGAGCGCACCCTGGGCAGACAGCCCGTCCAGCTCGTCCGACGAGTCATCGTTGGACGCCGACGAGGGGGCCCTCAACCCTTCCCGCTGGGTACCGGCCCCAGTGGAGTGGACCACGCCGAACGGCACACTGCCTGCAGCTTTGCTCCGCCGGATCCACGGGCGCCTGGCGACACCACGAAGACGGACGATTCGGattctggaggaggaggcgaaCCAACGCTTCCGGGTCCAAATCAACCGCAGCGGGAGGGTGATCATCACTCTCCACCCCTCCCGAAGATAG